One stretch of Burkholderia oklahomensis C6786 DNA includes these proteins:
- a CDS encoding FimV/HubP family polar landmark protein, translated as MTLRFLSSTTISDGLPSARRAVAIAFLALAGATVAHAAPDAASAAAGDQAAPLTITVRPGQSLNDIAVAVTQSHDPAVLARAGRALFDANPQAFMKRDPSRLKIGAQLTVPTLDATGAAAGAAASGAAASGAVAASASASASGAASHAAASAAPAAASHPAATSAASHAAAALAASAAAGTASSANGASAPGAASAHAPSAVAQSVAPAASSGVGSSHVWSGSIQQAPAAASGASAAGAEALLAPGAANQAPSGSSTQAATGASQARPSSLQQLLALKNRVLMELQKHGIGKPAANGAPTPAPAAGSAQRPQASAATSAAGSEAAASEAATAGSTASAASAPAVTPPVSAAPRAAAPQLPFNSGAAIAVGAAVVALIAGFALRRRKKGPPADAIEPGAFTPAPALDPDAVAAIAGAPAEPDAAAAEERREAGGQAATAAAHHESPVAPPAEAKTAPTTTESTFAEPQSTPAIEPDIATTRGPQTPPVEPLTLKMPQPDERGGAPRAPESDDAQSGVPQTGAKPAPYAWRQAFPHDAIAALDSLDMPLPPRASTSDDAGQAAESQHAEPADSRSAQKATNGQAAARQPIGAEDSHDVGEHGEATPGADRDGGESRRDETPMARPWAAEPHQATPSSGAEHGDAAAQAAESPAIESQPEGQRRQAAAPHEAGTPGIALPNALSGRAEPPSAASQPGASFAAPSPAAPRREPAASPNLPPLGVAQFGALNLDFDLDLPTGPSASLPAFTPEALAKIARNKLELASEYVELGDLAGARTLLHEVIEAGHADTRDEAHVMLAKLADLS; from the coding sequence ATGACGCTTCGATTCCTTTCTTCGACGACGATCTCTGACGGCCTCCCGTCCGCGCGACGCGCCGTCGCGATCGCCTTCCTTGCACTTGCCGGCGCGACCGTCGCGCACGCGGCGCCGGATGCGGCGAGCGCCGCGGCGGGCGACCAGGCCGCGCCGCTCACGATCACCGTGCGGCCCGGCCAGTCGCTCAACGACATCGCCGTCGCCGTCACGCAATCGCACGATCCCGCCGTGCTGGCCCGCGCGGGCCGCGCGCTCTTCGACGCGAATCCGCAGGCGTTCATGAAGCGCGATCCGAGCCGCTTGAAGATCGGCGCGCAATTGACGGTGCCGACGCTCGATGCGACGGGCGCGGCGGCCGGTGCGGCCGCGAGCGGCGCCGCGGCTAGCGGTGCGGTTGCGGCTTCGGCTTCGGCTTCGGCTTCGGGCGCGGCGTCGCATGCGGCTGCGTCGGCGGCACCGGCTGCGGCTTCGCATCCGGCGGCGACGTCGGCGGCGTCGCACGCCGCGGCGGCGCTTGCGGCTTCCGCCGCCGCCGGTACGGCGTCGAGCGCGAACGGCGCATCGGCGCCCGGCGCCGCATCGGCGCATGCGCCGTCCGCTGTCGCGCAGTCGGTGGCTCCTGCGGCGTCGTCCGGGGTCGGCAGTTCGCACGTCTGGAGCGGTTCGATTCAGCAAGCCCCCGCCGCCGCGAGCGGCGCATCGGCGGCCGGCGCGGAAGCGTTGCTCGCCCCTGGCGCCGCGAATCAGGCGCCGTCGGGTTCGTCGACGCAGGCGGCGACGGGCGCGTCGCAAGCGCGACCGTCGAGCCTGCAGCAACTGCTCGCGCTGAAGAATCGCGTGTTGATGGAACTGCAGAAGCACGGGATCGGCAAGCCTGCCGCGAACGGCGCGCCGACGCCCGCCCCGGCGGCCGGAAGCGCGCAGAGGCCGCAGGCGAGCGCGGCGACGTCCGCCGCGGGTTCCGAGGCTGCCGCTTCCGAAGCGGCGACGGCCGGATCGACGGCGAGCGCCGCTTCCGCGCCTGCCGTGACGCCGCCGGTGAGCGCCGCGCCGCGCGCCGCGGCGCCGCAACTGCCGTTCAATTCGGGGGCTGCGATCGCGGTCGGCGCGGCCGTCGTCGCGCTGATCGCGGGCTTCGCGCTGCGCCGGCGCAAGAAGGGACCGCCCGCCGACGCGATCGAGCCGGGCGCGTTCACGCCGGCGCCGGCGCTCGATCCGGATGCGGTCGCCGCCATTGCCGGCGCGCCGGCCGAGCCGGATGCGGCGGCGGCGGAAGAGCGACGCGAAGCGGGCGGGCAAGCTGCGACGGCTGCCGCGCACCACGAGTCGCCGGTCGCGCCGCCCGCTGAAGCGAAGACTGCGCCGACGACGACCGAATCGACGTTCGCCGAACCGCAGTCGACGCCGGCGATCGAGCCGGACATCGCCACGACTCGTGGACCGCAAACGCCGCCCGTCGAGCCGTTGACGCTGAAAATGCCGCAGCCGGACGAGCGAGGCGGCGCGCCGCGCGCGCCCGAATCGGACGATGCGCAGTCCGGTGTCCCGCAGACCGGCGCGAAGCCGGCGCCGTACGCGTGGCGCCAAGCGTTTCCGCACGATGCGATCGCGGCGCTCGACAGCCTCGACATGCCGCTGCCGCCCCGCGCGTCGACTTCGGATGACGCGGGCCAAGCGGCGGAATCGCAGCACGCCGAGCCGGCCGATTCGCGTTCGGCGCAAAAGGCAACTAACGGTCAAGCCGCCGCACGCCAGCCAATTGGTGCGGAAGATTCGCACGATGTGGGTGAGCATGGCGAAGCAACGCCAGGGGCCGATCGTGATGGGGGCGAATCGCGTCGCGACGAAACGCCCATGGCCCGCCCGTGGGCGGCCGAGCCGCATCAGGCGACGCCGTCGAGCGGAGCCGAACATGGCGACGCGGCGGCACAGGCGGCCGAATCGCCGGCGATCGAATCGCAACCGGAGGGGCAGCGCAGGCAGGCCGCCGCGCCGCACGAAGCGGGTACGCCTGGCATCGCACTGCCGAACGCGCTGTCCGGGCGCGCCGAGCCGCCGTCGGCTGCCTCGCAGCCCGGCGCATCGTTCGCCGCACCGTCGCCCGCTGCTCCGCGTCGCGAGCCGGCCGCGTCCCCGAACCTGCCGCCGCTCGGCGTTGCGCAATTCGGCGCGCTGAACCTCGATTTCGACCTCGATCTGCCGACCGGCCCGAGCGCGTCGCTGCCGGCGTTCACGCCCGAAGCGCTCGCGAAGATCGCGCGCAACAAGCTCGAGCTCGCGTCCGAATATGTCGAGCTCGGCGACCTCGCCGGCGCGCGCACGCTGCTGCACGAAGTGATCGAAGCCGGTCACGCCGACACGCGCGACGAAGCGCACGTGATGCTCGCCAAACTGGCCGATCTGTCGTGA
- the truA gene encoding tRNA pseudouridine(38-40) synthase TruA gives MRIALGIQYDGAAFCGWQSQPHGKTVQDALERALAEFAQTSLHTTVAGRTDTGVHGLGQVVHFDTELDRADFSWVRGTNAFLPSTVSVQWAKPMPDTFHARFAAFERTYYYALYVHPVRSPMLAGRAGWVHMPLDVDAMREAAEHLVGEHDFSAFRSSECQAKSPIKHLYQISIRPDGDFIHFRFRANAFLHHMVRNLMGCLVAVGRGRYPASWLAEVLDSRDRDCAAPTFMPEGLYLAHVGYPAEFAVPPAQLGSVPWSSVWADLDGRP, from the coding sequence ATGAGAATCGCACTCGGCATTCAGTACGACGGCGCGGCGTTCTGCGGCTGGCAGTCGCAGCCGCACGGCAAGACCGTCCAGGACGCGCTCGAGCGGGCGCTCGCCGAATTCGCGCAGACATCGCTGCACACGACGGTCGCGGGCCGCACCGACACGGGCGTGCACGGCCTCGGCCAGGTCGTCCATTTCGATACGGAGCTCGACCGCGCGGACTTCTCGTGGGTGCGCGGCACGAACGCATTCCTGCCGTCGACGGTCTCCGTGCAGTGGGCGAAGCCGATGCCGGACACGTTCCACGCGCGCTTCGCCGCGTTCGAGCGCACCTATTACTACGCGCTCTACGTGCATCCGGTGCGCTCGCCGATGCTCGCCGGACGCGCGGGCTGGGTCCACATGCCGCTCGACGTCGACGCGATGCGCGAAGCCGCAGAGCATCTCGTCGGCGAGCACGATTTCTCGGCGTTCCGCTCGTCCGAGTGCCAGGCGAAGTCGCCGATCAAGCATCTGTACCAGATCAGCATCCGCCCCGACGGCGATTTCATCCATTTCCGCTTCCGCGCGAACGCGTTCCTGCACCACATGGTGCGCAACCTGATGGGCTGCCTCGTCGCGGTGGGGCGCGGCCGCTACCCGGCGTCGTGGCTCGCGGAGGTGCTCGACAGCCGCGACCGCGACTGCGCGGCGCCGACTTTCATGCCCGAAGGGCTCTATCTCGCGCACGTCGGCTATCCGGCCGAATTCGCGGTGCCGCCCGCGCAGCTCGGCAGCGTGCCGTGGAGCAGCGTGTGGGCCGATCTGGACGGACGACCATGA
- a CDS encoding phosphoribosylanthranilate isomerase — MMTDTTNDAPSADARHEAERAAPPPRTRIKLCGLSRPGDVDWAAELGADAIGLVFYPKSPRAVTIEQAAELAKRVPPFVSVVGLFVNPTADELARVASEVSLSLLQFHGDETPEQCAALAAAARLPWLRALRVGVAARPADLVESALHYSAARGLLFDTLVEHYGGSGKVFDWSLIPAELARRAVLSGGLNAQNVGDAIRQVRPFAVDVSSGIETPGAKGVKDRARMAAFVRAVREADAG, encoded by the coding sequence ATGATGACCGACACGACGAACGATGCGCCGTCCGCGGACGCGCGCCACGAAGCCGAGCGCGCCGCGCCGCCGCCGCGCACGCGGATCAAGCTCTGCGGGCTGTCGCGGCCCGGCGACGTCGACTGGGCGGCCGAGCTCGGCGCCGATGCGATCGGTCTCGTGTTCTATCCGAAGAGCCCGCGCGCGGTGACGATCGAGCAGGCGGCCGAGCTCGCGAAGCGCGTGCCGCCGTTCGTGTCGGTCGTCGGATTGTTCGTCAATCCGACCGCGGACGAACTCGCGCGCGTCGCGAGCGAAGTGTCGCTGTCGCTGCTGCAATTCCACGGCGACGAGACGCCCGAGCAGTGCGCGGCGCTCGCCGCCGCCGCGCGGCTGCCATGGCTGCGCGCGTTGCGCGTGGGCGTGGCGGCTCGGCCGGCCGATTTGGTAGAATCGGCTCTTCACTATTCGGCAGCCCGCGGTCTCTTGTTCGACACCCTCGTCGAGCACTACGGCGGCAGCGGCAAGGTCTTCGATTGGTCACTTATTCCAGCAGAGCTCGCGCGTCGGGCCGTTTTGAGTGGTGGGTTGAACGCGCAAAACGTCGGTGACGCGATCCGTCAGGTGCGTCCGTTCGCGGTCGATGTCTCGAGCGGCATCGAAACGCCGGGCGCAAAGGGCGTGAAGGATCGCGCCCGCATGGCGGCGTTCGTGCGCGCAGTGCGCGAAGCGGACGCCGGGTGA
- the trpB gene encoding tryptophan synthase subunit beta: MYNLPDDRGHFGPYGGVFVAETLIHALDELRAAYETFKNDPDFVAEYERELKHFVGRPSPIYHAQRWSEMLGGAQIYLKREDLNHTGAHKVNNVIGQALLAKRMGKKRVIAETGAGQHGVATATICARFGMECIVYMGAEDVRRQAANVYRMKLLGATVVPVESGSRTLKDALNEAMRDWVTNIENTFYIIGTVAGPHPYPMMVRDFQRVIGDECKVQMPELAGRQPDAVIACVGGGSNAMGIFYPYIDDAAVQLIGVEAAGDGLDTGHHAASLIGGSPGVLHGNRTYLLQDENGQIIETHSISAGLDYPGVGPEHAWLKDSGRAQYVGITDVEALKAFHECCRIEGIIPALESSHAIAYATKLAPTLPKDKILLVNLSGRGDKDMHTVAERSGIAL, from the coding sequence ATGTACAACCTCCCCGATGATCGTGGCCATTTCGGCCCCTATGGCGGCGTGTTCGTCGCCGAAACGCTGATTCACGCGCTCGACGAGCTGCGTGCCGCATACGAGACATTCAAGAACGACCCCGACTTCGTCGCCGAGTACGAACGCGAACTGAAGCACTTCGTCGGCCGTCCGTCGCCGATCTATCACGCGCAGCGCTGGAGCGAGATGCTCGGCGGCGCGCAGATCTACCTGAAGCGCGAGGACCTGAACCACACGGGCGCGCACAAGGTGAACAACGTGATCGGCCAGGCGCTGCTCGCGAAGCGGATGGGCAAGAAGCGCGTGATCGCCGAGACGGGCGCGGGCCAGCACGGCGTCGCGACCGCCACGATCTGCGCGCGCTTCGGCATGGAGTGCATCGTCTACATGGGCGCCGAGGACGTGCGCCGGCAGGCCGCGAACGTCTACCGGATGAAGCTGCTCGGCGCGACCGTCGTGCCCGTCGAGTCCGGCTCGCGCACGCTGAAGGATGCGTTGAACGAAGCGATGCGCGACTGGGTCACGAACATCGAGAACACGTTCTACATCATCGGCACGGTCGCGGGCCCGCATCCGTACCCGATGATGGTGCGCGACTTTCAGCGCGTGATCGGCGACGAATGCAAGGTGCAGATGCCCGAGCTCGCCGGCCGGCAGCCGGACGCGGTGATCGCCTGCGTCGGCGGCGGCTCGAACGCGATGGGCATCTTCTATCCGTACATCGACGACGCGGCCGTCCAGCTGATCGGCGTCGAGGCGGCGGGCGACGGGCTCGACACAGGCCATCACGCGGCGTCGCTGATCGGCGGCAGCCCGGGCGTCCTGCACGGCAATCGCACGTACCTGCTGCAGGACGAGAACGGCCAGATCATCGAGACGCATTCGATCTCGGCGGGCCTCGACTATCCGGGCGTCGGCCCCGAGCACGCGTGGCTCAAGGACAGCGGCCGCGCGCAGTACGTCGGCATCACCGACGTCGAGGCGCTGAAGGCGTTCCACGAGTGCTGCCGGATCGAGGGCATCATCCCGGCGCTCGAGTCGAGCCACGCGATCGCCTATGCGACGAAGCTCGCGCCGACGCTGCCGAAGGACAAGATCCTGCTCGTCAACCTGTCGGGCCGGGGCGACAAGGACATGCACACGGTCGCCGAGCGATCGGGCATCGCGCTCTGA
- a CDS encoding DNA-methyltransferase: protein MRDLIEEPGGGAASEAEAVPAASAACALPAGIELHNRDFLTEAASLPDASIDLIVADPPYGLGKDYGNDSDKRSGDEHLAWTREWLDLAIPKLKSSGSMYVFCTWQYAPEIFSFLKTKLTMVNEIIWDRRVPSMGGTTRRFTSVHDNIGFFAVSKGYYFDLDPVRIPYDADTKKARSRKLFEGSKWLELGYNPKDVWSVSRLHRQHAERVDHPTQKPLEIVERMVLASCPPGGRVLDPFMGSGTTAVACARQRRDFVGYEINESYCAIAHERVAALAAPTDA from the coding sequence ATGCGCGACCTGATCGAAGAGCCGGGAGGCGGCGCGGCGAGCGAAGCGGAAGCGGTTCCGGCCGCGTCCGCCGCCTGCGCGCTGCCCGCCGGCATCGAATTGCACAACCGCGATTTCCTGACCGAAGCCGCGAGCCTGCCGGACGCGTCGATCGACCTGATCGTCGCCGATCCGCCGTACGGGCTCGGCAAGGACTACGGCAACGACTCGGACAAGCGCTCGGGCGACGAGCATCTCGCGTGGACGCGCGAGTGGCTCGATCTCGCGATTCCGAAGCTCAAATCCAGCGGCTCGATGTATGTGTTCTGCACATGGCAGTATGCGCCCGAGATCTTCAGTTTTTTGAAGACGAAGCTCACGATGGTCAACGAGATCATCTGGGACCGGCGCGTGCCGAGCATGGGCGGCACGACGCGCCGCTTCACGTCGGTGCACGACAACATCGGCTTTTTCGCGGTGTCGAAAGGCTATTACTTCGATCTCGATCCGGTCCGCATTCCGTACGACGCCGATACGAAGAAAGCGCGTTCGCGCAAGCTGTTCGAAGGCAGCAAGTGGCTCGAGCTCGGCTACAACCCGAAGGACGTCTGGTCCGTGTCGCGCCTGCACCGCCAGCATGCGGAGCGGGTCGACCATCCGACCCAGAAGCCGCTCGAGATCGTCGAGCGGATGGTGCTCGCGAGCTGCCCGCCGGGCGGCCGCGTGCTCGACCCGTTCATGGGCAGCGGCACGACCGCGGTGGCCTGCGCGCGGCAGCGGCGCGACTTCGTCGGCTACGAGATCAACGAAAGCTATTGCGCGATCGCGCACGAGCGCGTGGCGGCGCTCGCGGCGCCGACCGACGCTTGA
- the trpA gene encoding tryptophan synthase subunit alpha, which yields MSRIQNTLAALAAQGRKGLIPFITAGDPDPAKTVELMHALAEGGADVIELGVPFSDPMADGPVIQRSSERALEKGVTLRSVLDDVKRFRERDQKTPVVLMGYANPIERMGEDAFAAAAHDAGVDGVLVVDYPPEESHDFAAKMRAAGIDPIFLLAPTSTDDRIAAVGHVASGYVYYVSLKGVTGAGNLDVSSIAGKIPAIKSRVPLPVGVGFGIRDAATARAVAEVADAVVIGSRLVQLLEQAAPDNAAAELKGFVAELRAAIDGAGKPAA from the coding sequence ATGTCCCGTATTCAGAACACTCTTGCCGCACTCGCCGCCCAAGGTCGTAAAGGGCTCATCCCGTTCATCACCGCGGGCGATCCCGACCCGGCGAAGACGGTCGAGCTGATGCACGCGCTCGCCGAAGGCGGCGCCGATGTAATCGAGCTCGGCGTGCCGTTCTCCGATCCGATGGCGGACGGCCCCGTGATCCAGCGCTCGTCCGAACGCGCGCTCGAGAAGGGCGTGACGCTCCGCAGCGTGCTCGACGACGTGAAGCGCTTCCGCGAGCGCGACCAGAAAACGCCCGTCGTGCTGATGGGCTACGCGAACCCGATCGAGCGGATGGGCGAGGACGCGTTCGCGGCGGCCGCGCACGACGCGGGCGTCGACGGCGTGCTCGTCGTCGACTATCCGCCCGAGGAATCGCACGATTTCGCCGCCAAGATGCGCGCGGCGGGCATCGATCCGATCTTCCTGCTCGCACCGACGTCGACCGACGACCGGATCGCCGCAGTCGGCCACGTGGCGAGCGGCTACGTCTACTATGTGTCTCTCAAGGGCGTGACCGGCGCGGGAAATCTGGATGTTTCGAGCATTGCGGGTAAAATCCCGGCCATCAAGTCGCGCGTGCCGCTCCCCGTCGGGGTCGGTTTCGGCATCCGCGACGCCGCGACGGCGCGCGCGGTCGCCGAGGTGGCGGACGCCGTCGTGATCGGCAGCCGCCTCGTGCAATTGCTCGAGCAGGCCGCGCCGGACAACGCCGCCGCCGAGCTCAAGGGGTTCGTCGCCGAGCTGCGGGCCGCGATCGACGGCGCGGGCAAGCCGGCCGCGTAA
- the accD gene encoding acetyl-CoA carboxylase, carboxyltransferase subunit beta: MSWLDKLLPPKIKQTDPKSRKGIPEGLWVKCPSCEAVLYRNDVDANQHVCPKCDHHMRIGARERLDALLDSEGRYEIGQEVVPVDSLKFKDSRKYPDRLKEAMEETGETDAMVVMGGAIHTLPVVAACFEFSFMGGSMGSVVGERFARGAQNALEQQVPFICFTASGGARMQESLLSLMQMAKTTAMLTKLSEAKLPFISVLTDPTMGGVSASFAFLGDVVIAEPKALIGFAGPRVIEQTVREKLPEGFQRAEFLLSTGAIDMIVDRRKMRDEIAQLLALLQRQPADALA, translated from the coding sequence ATGAGCTGGCTCGACAAACTGTTGCCGCCGAAGATCAAGCAGACCGATCCGAAAAGCCGCAAGGGGATTCCCGAGGGCCTGTGGGTCAAGTGTCCGTCGTGCGAAGCGGTGCTGTACCGCAACGACGTCGACGCGAATCAGCACGTGTGCCCGAAGTGCGATCACCACATGCGGATCGGCGCGCGCGAGCGCCTCGACGCGCTGCTCGATTCGGAAGGCCGCTACGAGATCGGCCAGGAGGTCGTCCCGGTCGATTCGCTGAAGTTCAAGGACAGCCGCAAGTATCCGGATCGCCTGAAGGAAGCGATGGAGGAGACGGGCGAGACCGACGCGATGGTCGTGATGGGCGGCGCGATCCACACGCTGCCCGTCGTCGCCGCGTGCTTCGAGTTCTCGTTCATGGGCGGGTCGATGGGCTCGGTCGTCGGCGAGCGCTTCGCGCGCGGCGCGCAGAACGCGCTCGAGCAGCAGGTGCCGTTCATCTGCTTCACCGCTTCGGGCGGCGCGCGGATGCAGGAAAGCCTGCTGTCGCTGATGCAGATGGCGAAGACCACCGCGATGCTGACGAAGCTCTCCGAGGCGAAGCTGCCGTTCATCTCGGTGCTGACCGATCCGACGATGGGCGGCGTGTCGGCGAGCTTCGCGTTCCTCGGCGACGTCGTGATCGCCGAGCCGAAGGCGCTGATCGGCTTCGCCGGCCCGCGCGTGATCGAGCAGACGGTCCGCGAGAAGCTGCCGGAAGGCTTCCAGCGCGCGGAGTTCCTGCTGTCGACGGGCGCGATCGACATGATCGTCGACCGCCGCAAGATGCGCGACGAGATCGCGCAGCTGCTCGCGCTCTTGCAGCGCCAGCCGGCCGACGCGCTGGCTTGA
- the folC gene encoding bifunctional tetrahydrofolate synthase/dihydrofolate synthase, with translation MSTFPTLDAWLSHLESAHPVGIDMGLTRIGKVKDALQLQFACPVITVGGTNGKGSTCAFLETILVRAGYKVGCHTSPHLLRFNERARLDGRIVEDDELLPHFEAVEAARASLPEPVSLTYFEFTTLAIMHLFASRGLDAVILEVGLGGRLDAVNVIDADCAVVTSIDVDHIEYLGDTREKIAFEKAGIFRPGKPAICGDPTPPQTLIDHAAAIGADLWLVGRDFRFATQPGSERQQWAYVGRDKRYPALAYPALRGANQLLNASAALAALEALREKLPVSAQDIRLGLANVELPGRFQVLPGKPLVLLDVAHNPHAAAVLAQNLDSMGYYPYTYAVFGAMADKDLAAIVERLKGSVDHWHLTDLPLPRAAAADVLERVLRGAGVENGAQHSVTRHATPADAFLDALKSASDNDRIVVFGSFYTVAGVMPVVDRRHDH, from the coding sequence ATGAGCACTTTTCCCACTCTCGACGCGTGGCTCTCGCACCTCGAAAGCGCGCATCCCGTCGGCATCGACATGGGCCTGACCCGCATCGGCAAGGTGAAGGACGCGCTGCAGCTCCAGTTCGCGTGCCCGGTGATCACGGTCGGCGGCACGAACGGCAAGGGCTCGACCTGCGCGTTCCTCGAGACGATCCTCGTGCGCGCGGGCTATAAGGTCGGCTGCCACACGTCGCCGCATCTGCTGCGCTTCAACGAGCGCGCGCGCCTCGACGGGCGGATCGTCGAAGACGACGAGCTGCTGCCGCACTTCGAGGCGGTCGAGGCGGCGCGCGCGAGCCTGCCGGAACCGGTGTCGCTCACGTACTTCGAGTTCACGACGCTCGCGATCATGCACCTGTTCGCGTCGCGCGGGCTCGACGCGGTGATCCTCGAAGTGGGACTCGGCGGCCGGCTCGACGCGGTCAACGTGATCGATGCCGATTGCGCGGTCGTGACGAGCATCGACGTCGACCACATCGAATATCTCGGCGACACCCGCGAGAAGATCGCGTTCGAGAAGGCGGGCATCTTCCGTCCGGGCAAGCCCGCGATTTGCGGCGACCCGACGCCGCCGCAGACGCTCATCGATCACGCGGCGGCGATCGGCGCGGACCTGTGGCTCGTCGGACGCGACTTCCGCTTCGCGACGCAGCCCGGCAGCGAGCGCCAGCAGTGGGCCTACGTCGGCCGCGACAAGCGCTATCCGGCGCTCGCGTATCCGGCGCTGCGCGGCGCGAACCAGCTGCTCAACGCGTCGGCCGCGCTCGCCGCGCTCGAGGCGCTGCGCGAGAAGCTGCCCGTGTCCGCGCAGGACATCCGGCTCGGGCTCGCGAACGTCGAGCTGCCGGGGCGCTTCCAGGTGCTGCCCGGCAAGCCGCTCGTGCTGCTCGACGTCGCGCACAACCCGCACGCGGCCGCGGTGCTCGCACAGAATCTCGACAGCATGGGCTACTACCCGTACACGTACGCGGTGTTCGGCGCGATGGCCGACAAGGATCTCGCCGCGATCGTCGAGCGGCTGAAGGGCTCGGTCGACCACTGGCATCTGACCGATCTGCCGCTGCCGCGCGCGGCAGCGGCCGACGTGCTCGAGCGCGTGCTGCGCGGCGCGGGCGTCGAAAATGGCGCGCAGCACAGCGTCACGCGCCACGCGACGCCGGCCGATGCGTTCCTCGATGCGCTAAAAAGCGCATCCGACAATGATAGAATCGTGGTTTTCGGTAGCTTCTACACGGTAGCGGGCGTGATGCCCGTCGTGGACCGCCGCCATGACCACTGA
- a CDS encoding SPOR domain-containing protein — protein sequence MGIFSFGKKDDDAPQRRGSRSGARTVRTERVERRSRRTERPDTDALLLDPTLPEKQRARRRLVGAIALVVAAVIVLPMVLDSHPKPVTDDVAIDIPSRPSHQAAAANDEDASDVQAGVAHDEPPASEAVAAASVAPAPAAAAKSDAKDIKEAKKTQTAAAKAPSAAQKPAATASADGDASSPASSPASPPGARFALQLGSFRDDSTARNWATKLKAAGVPAYVEHRKQADGSTATLLRAGPFADRAAASAAIAKVREAGLAQ from the coding sequence ATGGGAATTTTCTCGTTCGGCAAGAAAGATGACGACGCGCCGCAAAGGCGCGGGTCGCGGTCCGGCGCCCGGACCGTGCGCACCGAACGCGTGGAGCGCCGGTCGCGCCGCACCGAGCGGCCCGACACCGACGCACTGCTGCTCGATCCGACCCTTCCTGAAAAACAACGCGCGCGTCGGCGCCTCGTCGGCGCGATCGCGCTCGTCGTCGCCGCGGTGATCGTGCTGCCGATGGTGCTCGATTCGCATCCGAAGCCCGTCACGGACGACGTCGCGATCGACATCCCGAGCCGTCCGTCGCACCAGGCGGCCGCCGCGAACGACGAAGACGCGTCGGACGTCCAGGCGGGCGTCGCGCACGACGAGCCGCCCGCGTCCGAGGCTGTCGCGGCGGCGAGCGTCGCGCCTGCGCCCGCCGCGGCCGCGAAGTCGGACGCCAAGGACATCAAGGAAGCCAAGAAGACCCAAACCGCCGCCGCGAAGGCGCCGAGCGCCGCGCAGAAGCCGGCCGCGACGGCATCGGCCGACGGTGACGCATCGTCGCCCGCATCGTCGCCCGCATCGCCGCCCGGCGCGCGCTTCGCGCTGCAGCTCGGCTCGTTCCGCGACGACTCGACCGCCCGCAACTGGGCGACGAAGCTGAAAGCGGCGGGTGTGCCCGCCTATGTCGAGCATCGCAAGCAGGCCGACGGCAGTACGGCTACACTGTTGCGCGCGGGGCCGTTCGCCGATCGCGCGGCCGCGTCCGCCGCGATCGCGAAGGTGCGCGAAGCGGGCCTCGCGCAGTAA
- a CDS encoding CvpA family protein produces MLTAFDYAVLLVIGLSALRGAWRGFVGEIFGLIGWIAAFLIACRFVGVVLPYIPATWPGGALTQWVIAFALIVIGVVLVAGVANALLSRIAQATGLGGVDRSLGMMFGLVRGVLLVVLLVAAAGLTELPKQDFWRDALLRPFAEQGVRELKPLLPDGLAAYIHV; encoded by the coding sequence ATGCTGACCGCTTTCGACTACGCCGTGCTGCTGGTGATCGGTCTGTCGGCGCTGCGCGGCGCATGGCGCGGCTTCGTCGGCGAGATCTTCGGCCTGATCGGCTGGATCGCCGCATTTTTGATCGCGTGCCGTTTCGTCGGCGTCGTGCTGCCTTACATTCCGGCGACTTGGCCGGGCGGCGCGCTGACCCAATGGGTGATCGCGTTCGCGTTGATCGTCATCGGCGTCGTGCTCGTCGCGGGCGTCGCGAACGCGCTGCTGTCTCGGATCGCGCAGGCGACGGGCCTGGGCGGCGTCGACCGGTCGCTCGGCATGATGTTCGGCCTCGTGCGCGGCGTGCTGCTCGTGGTGCTGCTCGTCGCCGCGGCCGGCCTGACCGAGCTGCCGAAACAGGATTTCTGGCGCGACGCGTTGCTGCGTCCGTTCGCCGAACAGGGCGTGCGCGAGCTGAAGCCGCTCTTGCCCGACGGGCTCGCTGCGTACATTCACGTCTGA